A window of the Dongshaea marina genome harbors these coding sequences:
- a CDS encoding queuosine precursor transporter, with translation MLEIISIKNGIVRCKTQSGREVSYRDVDVVNSGDMISYFNEADIERITRSSKQTGLVLRKANGKAVSCYQSDNVQLLSGLSIAFSFFSLISVLVSSMTSITLFGIHFPAGIFIYPIGLMLLDVINESFGAEHSRKTIYISTGIILGAAIVIAWLVSMPREYMSDYQVIQEVFSKSVGYLLVFSIAFLISNYLNALVFTKLKSLFLGRFLWLRCVLAALACQLIISLSITVHHWLDHGITYRFLLIVSTMYLLKIALVALFSPCTYLFVWYSKAKFRQGNPIPS, from the coding sequence ATGCTGGAAATTATTTCAATTAAAAATGGAATAGTTCGCTGTAAGACCCAAAGTGGCAGGGAAGTTTCTTATAGAGATGTCGATGTTGTGAACAGCGGAGATATGATTTCATATTTCAATGAAGCAGACATCGAGCGGATCACTCGTTCGAGTAAGCAAACAGGCCTTGTGCTCAGAAAAGCAAATGGAAAGGCTGTCAGTTGTTACCAGTCAGATAATGTACAGCTACTCAGTGGGTTGAGTATCGCGTTCTCATTTTTTTCTCTGATTAGTGTGCTGGTCTCGTCCATGACCTCGATTACCTTGTTTGGGATCCACTTCCCTGCAGGGATCTTTATTTATCCGATCGGACTGATGCTGCTGGATGTGATTAATGAGAGTTTTGGAGCCGAACATTCAAGAAAGACGATTTACATCTCAACAGGAATCATCCTGGGAGCGGCTATTGTTATTGCTTGGCTTGTGAGCATGCCAAGGGAGTATATGAGTGACTACCAGGTGATTCAGGAAGTCTTCTCCAAGTCAGTTGGTTATCTGCTTGTGTTTTCGATCGCCTTTTTGATTTCTAACTACCTGAATGCGCTGGTATTTACTAAGCTCAAGTCGCTTTTTCTGGGCCGTTTTCTATGGCTTCGCTGTGTTCTGGCGGCGCTGGCCTGTCAGCTGATTATTTCATTATCGATAACGGTGCATCACTGGCTTGATCATGGGATCACGTATCGTTTCCTGTTGATCGTCTCGACTATGTATCTGTTAAAAATCGCTTTAGTAGCCCTGTTTTCACCCTGTACTTACCTGTTTGTTTGGTATTCGAAGGCTAAATTCAGGCAGGGAAACCCGATCCCCTCATAG
- a CDS encoding helix-turn-helix domain-containing protein, which translates to MDTFSDRLAEMLELRHMTQADLAKAVGVGTGTVSYWIKGGAKKPAKYLPAICAALRVTELWLVHGVGEPEGDGIERVEQEVPVSEITNDGFTRHVRMLDYQNLERDGDYQGYMLVDSEILQVGSVIIVDRRKTGSGLYLCCNGKEVFLSQRKDKITRASWHHITDQKVNLNNLEILGYVCGLINNREW; encoded by the coding sequence GTGGATACTTTTTCTGACCGGTTGGCGGAAATGCTGGAGTTGCGGCACATGACACAGGCGGATCTCGCTAAAGCAGTCGGAGTGGGAACTGGGACTGTTTCGTATTGGATCAAAGGTGGGGCTAAAAAACCAGCTAAGTATCTACCTGCTATCTGTGCTGCCTTGCGTGTGACTGAGCTGTGGTTGGTTCATGGTGTGGGAGAGCCTGAAGGGGATGGAATCGAGCGAGTAGAGCAAGAGGTCCCTGTATCAGAGATAACGAATGATGGTTTTACAAGGCACGTTAGAATGCTTGATTACCAGAATTTGGAGCGGGATGGCGACTATCAGGGGTATATGCTGGTTGACTCAGAGATCCTTCAGGTAGGGTCGGTGATCATTGTTGACAGAAGGAAGACGGGGTCGGGGCTATACCTGTGTTGCAACGGCAAGGAAGTCTTTTTATCCCAACGAAAAGATAAGATCACGAGGGCTAGCTGGCATCATATTACAGATCAAAAAGTAAACCTGAACAATCTTGAGATCCTTGGTTACGTTTGCGGGCTCATTAACAATAGAGAATGGTAA
- the csiR gene encoding DNA-binding transcriptional regulator CsiR, which yields MTQTPQLQSVITSENSGSQALKLLKKDILSGYFAPGEKLKMARLKERYQAGVTPLREALSQLITEQLVEVENQRGFRVTPIGLKEMLDIYEIRADIVGLCVRKAIERGDDIWEAGILAAAHRLKKAGDLQSKSQQEIESWELIHHEFHDAIVRGCASPTLLRIHQELYEKASRYRNLWLKHNMASSTVFEANQKEHVALVDALLARDPDRAESLLKAHYLSACQELQQTLPELLKRSQ from the coding sequence ATGACGCAAACGCCCCAACTCCAATCGGTTATCACCAGCGAAAACTCAGGGAGTCAGGCCCTAAAGCTTCTCAAAAAAGATATTTTGAGTGGCTACTTCGCCCCCGGCGAAAAGCTTAAAATGGCTCGCCTTAAAGAACGCTACCAGGCAGGTGTCACACCTTTACGCGAAGCACTATCGCAATTAATCACTGAGCAGCTTGTCGAGGTCGAAAATCAGCGGGGATTCAGGGTCACTCCCATCGGTCTTAAAGAGATGCTAGATATCTATGAGATCCGTGCCGATATAGTAGGCCTATGCGTACGTAAGGCGATCGAACGGGGTGATGATATCTGGGAGGCAGGTATTCTGGCTGCGGCTCACCGGTTAAAAAAGGCCGGTGATCTACAAAGCAAAAGTCAGCAGGAAATAGAGAGCTGGGAGCTGATCCATCACGAGTTTCATGACGCGATTGTTCGGGGCTGCGCTTCTCCAACATTATTACGCATCCACCAGGAGCTCTATGAGAAAGCGTCGCGCTACCGAAATTTATGGCTTAAACATAATATGGCAAGCAGCACAGTCTTTGAGGCGAACCAAAAAGAGCATGTCGCTCTGGTGGATGCTCTGCTGGCACGCGATCCAGACAGAGCAGAAAGCCTGCTCAAAGCCCACTACCTTAGTGCCTGCCAGGAGCTGCAGCAAACCCTGCCAGAGCTACTAAAACGCTCTCAGTAA